One Helianthus annuus cultivar XRQ/B chromosome 12, HanXRQr2.0-SUNRISE, whole genome shotgun sequence genomic region harbors:
- the LOC110895282 gene encoding protein-tyrosine-phosphatase IBR5 isoform X1: protein MRKRERENPCGICGHYHKYEEGEVCGICGHRMPVGVEKSLIQVSAFPSEILPEMLYLGSYDNASRSELLKTLGISRVLNVVPACQNLYKNSFTYHCLPDSPTLAFDDAVDFLEQCEKDKARVLVHCMSGKNKSPAVVIAYLMKSRRWTFDQSYQWVKERRPSVDLNEVVLQQLQEYAQKIQTAVEASGGGGALPPISDSGAPFSFGFTNRTNVAPAFPAFNTAAATTSIFTRADIPPPNQFTFGAAAQTENAPQNLVSSGPDSVNPNATDVSMDGS from the exons atgaggaagagagagagagaaaacccATGTGGGATTTGTGGGCATTATCATAAGTATGAAGAGGGTGAAGTTTGTGGGATTTGCGGGCACCGGATGCCTGTTGGAGTTGAAAAAAGTTTGATCCAAGTTAGTGCTTTTCCCTCTGAAATCTTGCCGGAGATGTTGTATCTTGGTAGCTATGATAACGCTTCTAGGTCGGAGCTTCTTAAGACTCTTGGGATTTCTCGTGTTCTTAAT GTTGTACCCGCGTGTCAAAATCTCTACAAAAATTCATTTACTTATCATTGCCTTCCCGATAGCCCAACTCTAGCATTCGATGATGCAGTTGATTTCTTAG AGCAATGTGAAAAGGATAAAGCTCGAGTTCTTGTTCACTGCATGTCAGGAAAAAACAA GTCACCGGCTGTGGTCATTGCGTATTTGATGAAGAGCAGAAGGTGGACTTTTGATCAGAGTTACCAATGGGTGAAAGAACGCAGACCGTCTGTTGACTTAAACGAAG TTGTTTTGCAGCAGCTACAAGAGTATGCACAGAAGATTCAGACGGCAGTGGAGGCCAGTGGTGGCGGTGGCGCTCTGCCACCGATCTCAGACAGCGGAGCGCCATTTAGCTTCGGGTTCACAAACCGAACCAACGTTGCACCAGCCTTCCCAGCTTTCAACACCGCTGCAGCCACCACCTCCATTTTCACTCGTGCAGACATCCCTCCGCCAAACCAGTTCACTTTTGGGGCGGCTGCTCAGACTGAGAACGCCCCGCAAAATCTGGTGTCGTCTGGGCCTGATTCTGTGAATCCAAATGCTACCGATGTGTCGATGGATGGGTCTTaa
- the LOC110895282 gene encoding protein-tyrosine-phosphatase IBR5 isoform X2: MRKRERENPCGICGHYHKYEEGEVCGICGHRMPVGVEKSLIQVSAFPSEILPEMLYLGSYDNASRSELLKTLGISRVLNVVPACQNLYKNSFTYHCLPDSPTLAFDDAVDFLEQCEKDKARVLVHCMSGKNKSPAVVIAYLMKSRRWTFDQSYQWVKERRPSVDLNEAATRVCTEDSDGSGGQWWRWRSATDLRQRSAI, encoded by the exons atgaggaagagagagagagaaaacccATGTGGGATTTGTGGGCATTATCATAAGTATGAAGAGGGTGAAGTTTGTGGGATTTGCGGGCACCGGATGCCTGTTGGAGTTGAAAAAAGTTTGATCCAAGTTAGTGCTTTTCCCTCTGAAATCTTGCCGGAGATGTTGTATCTTGGTAGCTATGATAACGCTTCTAGGTCGGAGCTTCTTAAGACTCTTGGGATTTCTCGTGTTCTTAAT GTTGTACCCGCGTGTCAAAATCTCTACAAAAATTCATTTACTTATCATTGCCTTCCCGATAGCCCAACTCTAGCATTCGATGATGCAGTTGATTTCTTAG AGCAATGTGAAAAGGATAAAGCTCGAGTTCTTGTTCACTGCATGTCAGGAAAAAACAA GTCACCGGCTGTGGTCATTGCGTATTTGATGAAGAGCAGAAGGTGGACTTTTGATCAGAGTTACCAATGGGTGAAAGAACGCAGACCGTCTGTTGACTTAAACGAAG CAGCTACAAGAGTATGCACAGAAGATTCAGACGGCAGTGGAGGCCAGTGGTGGCGGTGGCGCTCTGCCACCGATCTCAGACAGCGGAGCGCCATTTAG